In the Desulfuromonas thiophila genome, TTACCCTTCCTGCTGTTGTGAGCAAGGCGAAAAGAAGCTTTTCGCCGGGCGTTGTTGAAACCCTGTTACGGCGGTAGTGCGCTTTGTCCTCTGGTGCTGGAGTTGCCGATGCGTTTTTTTCTCGTTCTGGGTAGTGGCAATGCCCTGTTGGCCATTCTGTTGGCGGCGTTGGCCGCCCATCGTCTGGAGGCTTCCTTTTCCGCTTTGCAGCTCAGGCTGTGGGACAAGGCGGTCAGCTATCAGCTGACCCATGCCCTGGCATTGCTGGCGGTAGCGCTGCTGGTGCAGCAACTGCCCCGTCAGCGCCGCTTCCGCACGGCCGGGCTGTTCTTTGTTCTCGGTATTCTGTTGTTCTGCGGCAGTCTTTACCTGTTGGCCGCCACCGGTCTGGAACCCTTGCGGTACCTGACACCGCTGGGCGGTCTGTGTCTTGTCGCCGGTTGGACGGTCCTTTGTCAGGCGGCCCTGTCCGGCGAATAATGCGGCCCGGCGTGCGGCGGCAGGCCGAACTGGCGGGACCCTTTTTATGCCAAGGAGGAACATCGTGGCCCGAAAACTTTTTGTTGCGGCAACCGGCAAGGATTGCGGCAAGACCACCCTGTGTCTGTCTCTGTTGCACTGTGCCGCTAAAAAATACCCGCGTATTGGGTTCATCAAGCCGGTCGGCCCCAAGCTGACCCATTTTCAGGGTTTGCAGGTGGACAAGGATGCCGCCCTGATGGCCGGTGTGTTTGGCCTGGGCGAGCAGCTGGCACTGATGTCGCCGGTGACGGTCGGGCCGCAGACCAGCCGTGAGCTGCTTGATGGTGTCTGCCATCGGGCTGATCTGACCGAGCGCATCGTTGACGCCTGCCGCCAGCTTGAGCAGCAGTGCGATTTTCTCGTCATCGAAGGCGCCGGTCATGCCGGGGTTGGTTCGGTGCTGGGCTGCAGCAACGCCGAGGTGGCTCGTCTGCTCGGTGCGCCGGTGCTGTTGATGGCCGAAGCCGCCATCGGCCGGGCCATCGATGCGCTGCAACTGAATCTGTACGCCTTCGAGCGGCATCAGGTGCCGGTGGCGGCACTGTTGCTTAACAAGTTCATTCCGGAAAAACGCCAGGAAACCCTCGGTTATCTGCGCAAGGCCTTTGCCGCCGCGCCCCATGCTCTGCTCGGTGCCTTCAATTATTCGCCGATTCTGGCCAATCCGACGCTTGACCGCATCAGTCGTATCCTGGCGACGCCACTGCGCGGTGACACCAGCCAGCGCCAGCGGATTGCCCATCATGTTCAGCTTGGCGCCGCGTCAGCTCAGCGTGTGGCCGACCTGCTGCAGGATTCCACCCTGCTGCTGGTCAACAGCAGTCGTGATGAGCTGATGGTGATGCTGGCGTCACTGTATCACCTGCCGGAATACCGTGGCAGGATCGCCGGTCTGGTGATTCCCGGCCAGGCTGCGGTATCGCCCATCACCCAGAAGATTCTTGACGACAGCGGTATTCCCTATCTGCGCACCACCCTGAGCAACTCCGAAGCCTTTGCCCGGATTACCCGCGATGTGGCCAAGATTACCGCCGACGACCAGGAGAAGATCGCCTTTATTCGTCAGTTGGCTGACGACGAACTCGATTTCGCCACCATCGACGCGCTGTTGTAACAGCTGGCCGCCGCTTCAGACCACCAGATCCAGCTGTTGCAGGGTGCCGGCGCGCCCGTCCTCGAACAGAAACAGGCCGGTTTCGCGCGTGGCGCCGAGCAGGTTGTTGGCACTGTCGGTGTGGGAAAAGGGCGTGGCAACGCGGCCCAGATACAGGGCGCCAATGCCGGCCTGACCCAGCGCCAGCAGTTGCTGGCTGCCGTCTGCCGTCGTTGTCCAGACGCGCAGGCGGTCGTAGAGGCTGTCGGCTTCGTCAATCCAGCCGTTGCTGTCTTCGTCAAAGCCAGCCAGTTCGGCGAAACCGTCGTTGGTGCGCGGGCCGAACAGTTCGCTGCCGTCGTTGATGCGGCCGTCGCTGTTGCGATCGAGCGCCAGATAGCCGCTGCCCGGCGCCAGTACGGCAATCTGGTCTTCGGCGCCATCAAGATCGAGATCGAAGCTGAACCGTTCGCTGGTCAGTTGGGCGGCCGTGCCAGAGAAGTTGATCACCAGCGGATCCTGCAGGGCGCTGCCGGCGCGCAGTTCAAACTGGCTTTCCTGATAGAAGGCCCGGCTCAGACGCAGATCAATGGCCAGATCAAGCTGGCGGCCATCGGCGGTCTGTACCTGGGCTGTGGCGCTGAACTGCAGCTGTTCCTGTTCCTGGTAGGATTCGTGATAGCTGTAGACCAGACCGAAGGGTGCCGCCGGTTGGGCCGCCACCGGGTTTTCGCCGGGGGAAACCGCTGGCGTGGCCGCCGGTGGGGCCAGATTCTTCTTGTGCTGCAGGTGGATTTTTTTGCCGATCAGCATCTCGGTCAGCCGCCGCAAAATCAACATATCCAGTTCTTCCAGCGGTTCGTCCGGCGCCTGCGGATCGACGGTTTCGGCCTGCAGACTGCGCGGGCTGCGGGCCGCTTCACTCAGCTGCAGCGGTTCGTTGGCAACTGAAGGCGTGTTGAACTGGATCTGCAGGGATTCACTGCGGGTAGCGATCTGGCTTTTCTCGTGCTGGGCATGCAGCTGAACCGAGGATTCGGTGATGATCATGGCGCCCTCCGTGGCCCATTGGTGGGGAGACTGGCGGATCAGCCGGGCCGCTTGCGGGGCAGCGGCAGGCAGCGGGCTTTCTTCATCCGTGAAAACAGTCCGCTTCTGTCTTTTATCGGCCGGCAAGCCTGAGGTCTTTAGCCCGGCGGTTGAAAATGACCCGGCCGCGCCCTGGCCGCTGTGATCACCCTGCCTGTCTTTAGCAGGCGCGGGTGCTTTGTTTTTTGGGTGGGAGGAGTGAATACCGATGGCTACCAATCTGTTGAACCGTTTCGGCCAGCGTCTTGTCGCCTTTGTTGCCGGTGAGGATGGCAGCGAGCGGGCCTGCGCCGATATTCCCGAGCAGGCTTGTCACGAGCAACGGCGTAATTTTGCCTGCAATCTGGCCAATGGCGCCGCTTCCAAGCTGGCTGAACAGCTGGCCGGGCCCAATCTGGTGCTGGTCTGGCTGCTGCAGCTGATCGGCAGTCCGCTGTGGATGCTCGGCTTTCTGATGCCCATCAAGCAGACGGCGGCGTTGCTGCCGCAACTGGCCGTGGCTGGTCAGATCCGTCGTCTGGCCCGGCGCAAGTGGCTGTGGGTGGGTGGTGCACTGATGCAGGCCCTGTGCCTGCTGCTGATGCTGCCCGTGGCTCACAGCCTGTCACCGGCCGTAGCCGGGGGCGTTATTCTGCTGCTGCTGGCTCTGTTCAGCATGGCCAGCGGCAGCGCCTCCGTCGCCTTTCAGGATGTGCTCGGTAAAACCATCGCCAAGGGCCGGCGCGGCCGGCTGCTGTCGCTGCGGGCGCTCGTTGGTGGTCTGCTGACCCTGGCGGCCGGTGCGCTACTCAGTCTGTTACGCCGGACAGATGACTCCCTGGCGCTGGTGCAGGGGCTGCTGCTGGCGGCGGCCGGCCTGTGGCTGGTCAGCGCGGTCTGCTTCGCTTTGATTCGGGAAGACGCCGGCGCCACCGAGGGAGCGCGCAACCCGCTGGCGGAGGTGCGCCACGGCCTGACCCTGGTGCGCCGCTCCAGCGGTTTCCGCCGTTTTCTGCAGCTGCGGGCGCTGCTGCTCTGTGTCGAACTGGCGCCGCCGTTCTATTTCATGCATCTGCACAGTCTCGGTCTGGTCGATGGCTCCACCGTCGGTCTGCTGGTGGCGGCAGTGGGGCTGGCCCAGCTGATCAGCAGCCCGTTCTGGGGCCGGCTGGCCGACGAAACCAGCCGCAGGGTGATGCAGCATAGCGCCCTGCTGGCCACGGCGGCGGCGCTGCTGGCGCTGCTGCTGACGGCTCTGCCCGTCGCCGGGCTGCAAAAGGCGCTGTACCTGCTGGCGTTCGTACTCATCGGTCTGGCCGAGGCCGGCGTGCGGCTGGGGCGCAAGACCTATCTGGTGGATGCCATCCCCCGGCAAGAACGCGCCAGCTGCGCCGCCCTGAGTAACAGCCTGGTTGGTCTGCTGGCGCTGCTGTTGGGGGGACTGGGCTTTATTGCCCAGAGCGCCGGCGCCCTGAGCCTGATTCTGCTGCTGGGCGCGGTCAGCGGCGCGGCCGCGCTGCTCTGCCAGCGGCTGCCGGAAGCTGATGCATTGCTCGCCGCACTGCAGGCGCAGGACTGATGCGCACTGCCGGGCCGCTGCCGCCGCTGTGGTGGGGCCAGTGCGTCGCGCCCTGCTGGCCGGATCTGCAACTGACTCTGGCCGGCAGCGCCACGCAACTGCTGCTGCTCGACCTGCAGCCGCGCCAGCGGGCCGCCGCTCTGGCACGGCTACAGCCGTTTGCCCGCCGCCATCGCCTGCAGCTGCAGCCGACGCCCGAAACCCGCTTGCAACCCTGGCTGCAGCGGCTGTTCGCCCGCTTCCCGGAGCCGCCCCGCCAAGTCTGCTGGCTGGCCCTGGGCACCGCCTTTCAGCGGCGGGTGTGGCAGGCGCTGCAAGAGATTCCGCCGGGGCAGACCCGCAGCTATGGCCAGCTGGCCGCCGCCATCGGTCAGCCGACGGCCTGTCGCGCCGTGGCGCGGGCGCTGGCCGCCAATCCGCTGCTGTGGTTGCAGCCCTGTCACCGCATCGTTCCGGCCACGGGCGGCCTGGGCGGCTTTCGCGCCGGCAGCACCATCAAACGTCAACTGCTTGTTCAGGAAGGATGGATCGATGACATCACTGCCCGCTTCGGATGCTGAGGAACTTGGCCCCTACCGCATCCTGCTCGATGACTGGATCAGCTGCGCGCCCTTTGAACAGCTGCTCGACATGCGCATTCTCAGCGCTGCCGGGGGCAAGGCCGAATTGCAGATGCCTTTTAGGTACTGCCTCGCCAACGGCGGCTCCCTGCTGCATGGCGGCGCGCTGGTCAGTCTGGCCGACACCGCCGCCGTCATGGCGCTGAAAAGCTGCGTGCCCGTCGGCAGCCATTTCGCCACCACCGAGCTGCAGGCCAGTTTTCTCGCTCCGGTCACCAGCGGAGAGGTGCGCGCCCTGGCGCAGGTCCGTCCCGCCGGTGAACGCTGCTGGGATGCCAGCGTCGAACTGTTCAACGATGCCGGGGTGCGGGTGCTGCGCATGACGGCCCAACTTCGGTTGGCCCGATGTCAGCCCTACGATACCCCCGCCGCATGAACCTGCCCGCCGCCATCCTCCACCTGCCGCCGCTGGTTTGGCCGGTCGCGTTTCTCGTGCTGACAGTGCTGTTTTTGCTGGCGCTGCTGCTGGTGTGGCGGCGCGGTGGTCAGCTGAGCCGCCTGCGCCAGCTGTTGAGCGAAAGCCAGCACCAGCAGGCCCGGCTGCAGGGGGAACGCGAACCCCTCCAGCGCCAGCTGTTGCAAGAGCGGCAGCAGCTGGACGAGGCGCGCCAGCTGCTGCAGCAACGGGGCGAGCAGCTGGCCGTGCTGCAGACCCGGCTTGACGAACAGCAGCGCGAAAATCGTGAGAACCGTCAGCTACTGGTGCAGGCTCAGGAGCAGCTGCGCCAGCAGCTGCGCAATCTGGCACAGGACATTCTCGACGAAAAGGGCCGCCAGTTTGAACAGCGCCACAGTGCCAGCCTGCAGACCCTGCTGAGTCCCCTGCGCGAACAGCTGCAGGAGTTCCGTCGCACCATCGAAACCGTGCATACCGACGAGGTGCGCGAGCGCGTCAGCCTCAAACAGCAGCTGGAACAGCTGCACCAGCAGAGTCAGCGTCTCAACGACGAAGCTGGCCAGCTCGCCCGTGCCCTCAAGGGCGATAACCGGCAACAGGGCAGCTGGGGCGAGCTGGTGCTCGAACGGCTGCTGGAGCAGTCGGGCCTGCGCCAGGGCAGCGAATACGAACTGCAGAGCAGCCTGCGCGACGCCGACCAGCGTCTGCAGCGGCCCGATGTGGTGGTTCATCTGCCCGAAGGGCGCGATCTGGTCATCGATTCCAAGGTTTCGCTGGTCGCCTTCGAACGCTATTGCAACGCGGCCGATGCCACCAGTCGCGAACAGTCTCTCCGGGAACATGTCGCCGCCGTGCGTCAGCACATCGGCGGTCTGGCCGCCAAGGATTACAGCGCCCTGCCGGGCCTGCGCAGCCTCGATTTCGTGTTGCTGTTCCTGCCCATCGAAGCCGCGCTCATCGCCGCCCTGCAGGCCGATCCGGCCCTGTTCGATCTCGCCTTTCAGCGCCGTGTTGCCGTTGTCGGTCCCACCACCCTGCTGGCCAGCCTGCGCACCATCGAACACCTGTGGCGCTACGAACGCCAGAACCAGAATGCCCAGGCCATCGCCAGCCGTGCCGGTGCCATTCACGACAAGCTGCGCGGCTTTGTTGCCGAAATGGAAAAAATCGGCGTCCAGATCGCGGCCCTCGATCAGAGCTATCAGAGCGCCATGGGCCGCCTGTGTCTTGGCAAGGGTAACCTCATCAGCCAGGCCCAGCGTTTTGTCGATCTTGGCGTCAAGGTGGCCAAACCCCTGCCGCCGGCCATCCTCGAACGGGCCGAGCTGGAACCAGCGGAAATCGAACCGGAAGCAGGGCACTGATCCGCTGGCGGGGCAGGGCGATCGTCCTGTGCTCAGCCTTGTCCCAATACCCCGATATCAACCCCCGCCTGCTGGCTGATTTGTGCCAGAACCTGCAGAAATTCGCCCTGCTGGGGATGTTGGGGCCGGTGCACGGCGCGCTGGCGGTATTCTGCCGTGGTCCAACTGCCCCAGTTGATCAGCGGACTGAAGAAGCAACGGGCGCCGAAGCGGCGGGCCAGGTCAACAAAGGCGGGCATCTCGCGGAAATTGTTGTGCTGGACCACAAAGCTCAGGGTCAGATCAACTTGCAGGCTGTGAATGAAGGCGAGGTTGTCGAGCAGCTGGGCAAAGTCGGCGCCGCGGTTACAGCGATAGCTGGCCGGACTGGCGGCGTCGATGGAGATCTCGACCGAGCGCAGGTAGGGGCGCAGCCGGGGCAGCAGGTGCTGGCGCTGGCTGAGCCACAGCAGGCCGTTGCTGTGCAGATGCAGGCTGTGCAGGGCGGGAAAATGCCGTGGGCCGATGGCCGCCAGCAGCTGGCGGTAGGAGGGGGCGGCAAAGGGTTCGCCGTGGCCGCTCAGGCGCAGCTGCCTGACCTGGGGCGCCAGCTGGTCGAGAACCAGGCGGGTCAGGCGCTCGCAGCCGTCGGCTTCGGCGCGGTCAAGCTGCACCGGGGCCGGCCGACAGCTGGCGCAGACCAGATTGCAACGCGGATCGTAACAGAGGTGCAGCTGGCCGGGCAGGGGCTGCTGGTAATCGCGCTGTTGCAGCGCCTGGCGCAGAGGGACGGGTGCTGCCGCTGCCGGCATGACCGGTGGCTGGCGCCGCGCCAGAAAAGGGCAGCGGCGCGGACTGCAGCCGTGAAAGCGGCCGTTACTGGCGTTCTTGCGCAGTTCAATGGCGGTGGCGCTGTTCCAGACGGCCGGCAGCGGCTGATGCAGCACATTGCCGATGGAGCGGCGCAACCAGGCCGGGCAGCAGACGAAGGCGGTACCGCCGCGCTGGATTTCAAGCCAGTCGAAGGGCCGGCTGCAGATCCAGCCGGTCAGCGCGGCGGCCGGCATGGGAGCCGGCATGGCAGACCGGATCAGCCGCGGGCGCGCTGGCGCAGGGCCAGGTCGGCCAGGACCAGGGCCGCCATGGCCTCGACGATGGGCACGGCACGCGGCACCACGCAGGCGTCGTGCCGGCCCTTGGCCGCCAGCAGCGCCGGGCGGCCGTCGTAGTCGGCGGTGTGCTGTTCCTGCCCGATGGTGGCGGTGGGCTTGAAGGCGACGCGCATCAGCAACGGTTCGCCGTTGGAGATGCCGCCCTGCACCCCGCCGCTGCGGTTGGTGCGGGTGCCCAGCCGGTTGCCCTTGGCCACGAACAGGTCGTTATGCTGCGAACCGCGCAGGCGGGCGCCGGCGAAACCGGAGCCGATCTCGAACCCCTTGGTGGCCGGCAGCGACAGCATGGCCTGGGCCAGCAGCGCCTCAAGCCGGTCGAAGGCCGGTTCACCCCAGCCGGCCGGCAGATTGCGGCAGACGCAGCTGATGACACCGCCGACGGAATCCTTGGCGGCCTTGGCGGCGATGATCTCGGCGGTCATGGCGGCGGCACTGGCCGGGTCGGGACAGCGCACATCGCTGCTGTCGACGGCGCTGCGCTGCAGACTGTCGCTATCCAGGGCTGGTGCTTCAATGGTGCCGACGGCGCTGACCCAGGCGACGATCTCGACTCCATAGCACTGCTGCAGGAAGGCTTCGGCCACGGCGCCACCGGCCACGCGGGCGATGGTTTCGCGGGCGCTGGCGCGGCCGCCGCCGCTGCTGGCCTGGATGCCGTATTTCATCTGGTAGCTGTAGTCGGCGTGGGACGGGCGTGGAATGCGCTGCAGGTTGCCGTAATCGCGCGGCCGCTGGTCGGTGTTGGCCACCAGCAGCCCGATGGGCGTGCCCAGGGTCAGGCCGTCCTCCACGCCGGAGAGAATCTGCACCGCGTCGGCTTCGTTGCGGCTGGTGCCGAGTTTGTTCTGCCCCGGCCGGCGCCGGTCGAGCTGTTGCTGGATCAGGTCGGCCGACAGCTGCAGGCGTGGCGGCATGCCGTCGACAATGGCGCCGACGGCTGCGCCGTGGGATTCTCCGAAGCTGGTCAGGCGGAACAGGGTGCCGAAACTGCTGGACATGGCGGTTCTCCGTGGCTCAAGGACGCTGGGGCAGCGGGCGATGGTGGAGCAGAGCGGTGCCGACGGGGCAGCCGATCAGCTGGGCCACCACCGGGCACTTGGCCCGCAGCAGAAAGAAGATGTTGCCGGCCTGCTCGTTGAGGGTTTCGTAGTTGCCCTGGCCCTTGGCGATGATCAGATCGGCCTCGGCAAAGCGCTGACGCAGCTGGGGCCGACAGCGCGGCAGCAGGGTGCCGGGGGCGTCGTCGCCGTTGTCGATCAGTTCGGCCACCAGATCTGCGATGCCGGCTTCGTGGGCTTCGGCCAGACCGGCGTCGTTGAGGATGGGACCGCCACGC is a window encoding:
- a CDS encoding DUF423 domain-containing protein, which codes for MRFFLVLGSGNALLAILLAALAAHRLEASFSALQLRLWDKAVSYQLTHALALLAVALLVQQLPRQRRFRTAGLFFVLGILLFCGSLYLLAATGLEPLRYLTPLGGLCLVAGWTVLCQAALSGE
- a CDS encoding AAA family ATPase, which produces MARKLFVAATGKDCGKTTLCLSLLHCAAKKYPRIGFIKPVGPKLTHFQGLQVDKDAALMAGVFGLGEQLALMSPVTVGPQTSRELLDGVCHRADLTERIVDACRQLEQQCDFLVIEGAGHAGVGSVLGCSNAEVARLLGAPVLLMAEAAIGRAIDALQLNLYAFERHQVPVAALLLNKFIPEKRQETLGYLRKAFAAAPHALLGAFNYSPILANPTLDRISRILATPLRGDTSQRQRIAHHVQLGAASAQRVADLLQDSTLLLVNSSRDELMVMLASLYHLPEYRGRIAGLVIPGQAAVSPITQKILDDSGIPYLRTTLSNSEAFARITRDVAKITADDQEKIAFIRQLADDELDFATIDALL
- a CDS encoding MFS transporter, whose protein sequence is MATNLLNRFGQRLVAFVAGEDGSERACADIPEQACHEQRRNFACNLANGAASKLAEQLAGPNLVLVWLLQLIGSPLWMLGFLMPIKQTAALLPQLAVAGQIRRLARRKWLWVGGALMQALCLLLMLPVAHSLSPAVAGGVILLLLALFSMASGSASVAFQDVLGKTIAKGRRGRLLSLRALVGGLLTLAAGALLSLLRRTDDSLALVQGLLLAAAGLWLVSAVCFALIREDAGATEGARNPLAEVRHGLTLVRRSSGFRRFLQLRALLLCVELAPPFYFMHLHSLGLVDGSTVGLLVAAVGLAQLISSPFWGRLADETSRRVMQHSALLATAAALLALLLTALPVAGLQKALYLLAFVLIGLAEAGVRLGRKTYLVDAIPRQERASCAALSNSLVGLLALLLGGLGFIAQSAGALSLILLLGAVSGAAALLCQRLPEADALLAALQAQD
- a CDS encoding methylated-DNA--[protein]-cysteine S-methyltransferase — translated: MRTAGPLPPLWWGQCVAPCWPDLQLTLAGSATQLLLLDLQPRQRAAALARLQPFARRHRLQLQPTPETRLQPWLQRLFARFPEPPRQVCWLALGTAFQRRVWQALQEIPPGQTRSYGQLAAAIGQPTACRAVARALAANPLLWLQPCHRIVPATGGLGGFRAGSTIKRQLLVQEGWIDDITARFGC
- a CDS encoding PaaI family thioesterase, which codes for MTSLPASDAEELGPYRILLDDWISCAPFEQLLDMRILSAAGGKAELQMPFRYCLANGGSLLHGGALVSLADTAAVMALKSCVPVGSHFATTELQASFLAPVTSGEVRALAQVRPAGERCWDASVELFNDAGVRVLRMTAQLRLARCQPYDTPAA
- the rmuC gene encoding DNA recombination protein RmuC produces the protein MNLPAAILHLPPLVWPVAFLVLTVLFLLALLLVWRRGGQLSRLRQLLSESQHQQARLQGEREPLQRQLLQERQQLDEARQLLQQRGEQLAVLQTRLDEQQRENRENRQLLVQAQEQLRQQLRNLAQDILDEKGRQFEQRHSASLQTLLSPLREQLQEFRRTIETVHTDEVRERVSLKQQLEQLHQQSQRLNDEAGQLARALKGDNRQQGSWGELVLERLLEQSGLRQGSEYELQSSLRDADQRLQRPDVVVHLPEGRDLVIDSKVSLVAFERYCNAADATSREQSLREHVAAVRQHIGGLAAKDYSALPGLRSLDFVLLFLPIEAALIAALQADPALFDLAFQRRVAVVGPTTLLASLRTIEHLWRYERQNQNAQAIASRAGAIHDKLRGFVAEMEKIGVQIAALDQSYQSAMGRLCLGKGNLISQAQRFVDLGVKVAKPLPPAILERAELEPAEIEPEAGH
- a CDS encoding radical SAM/SPASM domain-containing protein; amino-acid sequence: MPAAALTGWICSRPFDWLEIQRGGTAFVCCPAWLRRSIGNVLHQPLPAVWNSATAIELRKNASNGRFHGCSPRRCPFLARRQPPVMPAAAAPVPLRQALQQRDYQQPLPGQLHLCYDPRCNLVCASCRPAPVQLDRAEADGCERLTRLVLDQLAPQVRQLRLSGHGEPFAAPSYRQLLAAIGPRHFPALHSLHLHSNGLLWLSQRQHLLPRLRPYLRSVEISIDAASPASYRCNRGADFAQLLDNLAFIHSLQVDLTLSFVVQHNNFREMPAFVDLARRFGARCFFSPLINWGSWTTAEYRQRAVHRPQHPQQGEFLQVLAQISQQAGVDIGVLGQG
- the aroC gene encoding chorismate synthase → MSSSFGTLFRLTSFGESHGAAVGAIVDGMPPRLQLSADLIQQQLDRRRPGQNKLGTSRNEADAVQILSGVEDGLTLGTPIGLLVANTDQRPRDYGNLQRIPRPSHADYSYQMKYGIQASSGGGRASARETIARVAGGAVAEAFLQQCYGVEIVAWVSAVGTIEAPALDSDSLQRSAVDSSDVRCPDPASAAAMTAEIIAAKAAKDSVGGVISCVCRNLPAGWGEPAFDRLEALLAQAMLSLPATKGFEIGSGFAGARLRGSQHNDLFVAKGNRLGTRTNRSGGVQGGISNGEPLLMRVAFKPTATIGQEQHTADYDGRPALLAAKGRHDACVVPRAVPIVEAMAALVLADLALRQRARG